A DNA window from Coffea arabica cultivar ET-39 chromosome 6c, Coffea Arabica ET-39 HiFi, whole genome shotgun sequence contains the following coding sequences:
- the LOC140008001 gene encoding protein TEEBE-like produces MASILSLCILFIMCIYQSLSFAAVAPFLDGLLENGNFEEGPKVSNLKKRQIIGKYSLPKWEIHGIVEYVSSGPQPGGFYFAIPRGAQAARLGNEASISQYVKVKPGAMYSLTFAVTRTCAQDEKLRGSVPGFSTELPIQTLFSSDGGDTYAWAVKATSDVFKVTFHNPGIQEDPTCGPLLDAIAIKEILPLRYTKGNLVKNGDFETGPHVFKNFSTGVLLLPKRTDIYSSLPGWIVESLKPVKYVDSKHFSVPQGLAAIELVGGIETAIAQIIRTVPNKFYFLSFAFGDARNGCHGSMTIEAFAARKTIKVSFTSTGIGGSKTAILKFQALSNRTRITFYSPNYHTKLHDYGHICGPVLDDVIVFPLK; encoded by the exons ATGGCTTCCATTCTCTCCCTCTGCATTTTATTCATAATGTGTATTTACCAAAGCCTTTCTTTCGCGGCTGTTGCGCCATTTCTTGATG GTCTACTAGAAAATGGTAACTTTGAGGAAGGGCCAAAGGTATCAAACCTTAAGAAAAGACAGATCATAGGAAAATACTCCTTGCCCAAATGGGAAATTCATGGCATAGTTGAATATGTTTCAAGTGGACCGCAACCTGGTGGTTTTTACTTCGCAATCCCTCGTGGGGCTCAGGCAGCGAGGCTTGGAAATGAGGCTTCCATATCTCAATATGTTAAGGTGAAACCTGGAGCAATGTACTCATTGACCTTTGCAGTCACCAGGACTTGTGCCCAAGATGAGAAGCTAAGGGGTTCTGTCCCTGGTTTTTCGACTGAACTCCCAATTCAAACACTGTTTAGCAGCGATGGTGGTGATACTTATGCATGGGCTGTTAAGGCAACTTCTGATGTTTTCAAGGTTACATTTCATAATCCTGGaattcaagaggatcctacctGTGGACCTCTTCTGGATGCAATtgcaatcaaggagatacttcCTCTCAGATACACTAAGG GTAACTTGGtcaaaaatggtgattttgaaACCGGCCCTCATGTGTTCAAGAATTTCTCAACTGGGGTGCTGCTCCTCCCTAAGAGGACGGACATCTACTCATCGCTCCCTGGATGGATTGTTGAATCCCTCAAACCAGTTAAGTATGTTGACTCGAAGCATTTCTCCGTTCCCCAGGGACTTGCAGCTATTGAATTGGTTGGAGGAATAGAAACAGCTATTGCACAAATCATAAGAACAGTACCTAACAAGTTCTACTTTCTTTCCTTCGCTTTTGGGGATGCTAGGAATGGTTGTCATGGATCAATGACGATTGAAGCTTTTGCAGCTAGgaaaaccataaaagtttcattTACATCAACTGGAATTGGTGGATCCAAGACTGCCATCCTCAAGTTTCAAGCACTTTCAAACAGAACAAGAATAACCTTTTATAGCCCAAATTATCACACAAAGCTTCATGACTATGGTCACATATGTGGTCCTGTTTTGGATGATGTTATAGTGTTTCCTCTCAAATAG